A part of Schistosoma mansoni strain Puerto Rico chromosome W, complete genome genomic DNA contains:
- a CDS encoding putative dnaj homolog subfamily B member 2, 6, 8, with protein MEQTCYYKILGIEKTASGDEIKKAYRRLALKWHPDKNPDKKEEAEKCFKLISEAYEVLSDPKKRDIYDRRGRGPHAGEAFVFEDSDPFSMFTRFHFRDPMDIFREVFAGSGLDSFFGPSIHDFQFGPQLGRTHRSNSHRNAGRQSGSPYHHAGRSSQVQSYDPMLTNPFMGGLFDSPFGGSLFNPLMAFTNSGFGNLQGSSSTSVFSSFGGSSCAGGFRSVSTSSKYVNGKMVRVTKVVENGTETITEEVDGQVTNRTVRQCGNGALQAM; from the coding sequence ATGGAGCAAACctgttattataaaattttaggTATTGAGAAAACTGCTTCAGGCGATGAAATAAAAAAAGCCTATCGCCGACTGGCACTCAAATGGCATCCAGACAAGAACCCAGACAAAAAGGAAGAAGCAGAAAAATGCTTCAAACTCATAAGTGAGGCATATGAAGTTCTGTCGGATCCCAAAAAGCGTGACATATATGACAGACGCGGCAGAGGTCCTCATGCTGGTGAGGCATTCGTATTTGAGGATTCTGATCCTTTCTCAATGTTTACGCGATTCCACTTCCGAGATCCTATGGATATATTCCGAGAAGTTTTTGCCGGCTCTGGACTCGATTCTTTCTTTGGTCCCAGTATTCATGACTTCCAATTTGGTCCTCAGTTGGGCCGAACTCACAGGTCCAACTCCCATCGCAACGCTGGACGACAATCTGGATCTCCTTATCATCATGCCGGACGTTCTAGTCAAGTACAGAGTTATGATCCCATGCTCACAAACCCTTTCATGGGTGGACTTTTTGACTCTCCGTTTGGTGGGTCACTGTTTAATCCTTTGATGGCTTTCACCAATTCTGGGTTCGGAAATCTCCAGGGTTCTTCATCAACCTCCGTCTTCAGTAGCTTTGGTGGATCTTCCTGTGCAGGTGGTTTCAGGTCAGTTTCAACATCCTCCAAGTACGTAAATGGAAAAATGGTTCGTGTGACAAAAGTGGTAGAGAATGGTACTGAAACCATTACCGAAGAAGTAGATGGTCAGGTAACTAACCGGACTGTCCGTCAATGTGGAAATGGAGCCCTGCAAGCAATGTGA